One part of the Haemophilus parainfluenzae genome encodes these proteins:
- a CDS encoding FNR family transcription factor, producing MKTFVSETKSGRRVQSGGCAIHCQDCSISQLCIPFTLNEHELDQLDNIIERKKPIQKSQVLFKAGDTLNSIYAIRSGTIKTYTISETGEEQITSFHLPGDLVGFDAITNMRHPSFAQALETAMVCEIPFDILDDLSGKMPKLRQQIMRLMSSEIKSDQEMILLLSKMNAEERLAAFIHNLSKRYSARGFSAKEFRLTMTRSDIGNYLGLTVETISRLLGRFQKLGVLSVQGKYITINDINALIDLTGVHKTKIQLAE from the coding sequence ATGAAAACTTTTGTTTCAGAAACCAAATCAGGGCGCAGAGTTCAATCTGGTGGTTGTGCGATTCATTGCCAAGATTGCAGTATTAGTCAGCTTTGTATTCCTTTCACTTTAAATGAGCACGAGCTTGATCAGCTTGATAATATTATCGAGCGTAAAAAACCTATTCAAAAATCACAAGTTCTTTTTAAAGCGGGCGATACACTTAATTCTATTTATGCCATTCGTTCTGGCACGATCAAAACCTACACTATTAGTGAAACTGGTGAAGAACAAATAACGTCTTTTCATTTGCCTGGTGATTTAGTGGGCTTTGATGCCATCACCAATATGCGCCATCCAAGTTTTGCTCAAGCGTTAGAAACTGCTATGGTATGTGAGATTCCCTTTGATATTTTAGATGATTTATCTGGCAAAATGCCTAAGCTTCGCCAGCAAATTATGCGTTTAATGAGTAGTGAAATCAAAAGCGATCAAGAAATGATTTTATTACTTTCTAAAATGAATGCGGAAGAACGTTTAGCGGCATTTATTCACAATCTATCAAAACGCTATTCTGCTCGTGGTTTCTCAGCGAAAGAATTTCGTTTAACCATGACTCGTAGTGATATTGGTAACTATCTTGGTTTAACCGTTGAAACCATCAGTCGTTTACTTGGTCGTTTCCAAAAACTGGGTGTACTCTCTGTTCAAGGTAAATACATTACGATTAATGATATTAATGCCTTGATTGATTTAACAGGTGTACATAAAACCAAAATCCAATTAGCAGAATAA
- the mukF gene encoding chromosome partition protein MukF — MIETSQTIPELVLWAKEREFSLNLPTERLVFLLAIAIYNNERLDGEMLEADLVDIFRHTANAFDQSTDAIATRANNAINELVKQRFLNRFSSEFTEGLSIYRLTPLGVGVSDYYIRQREFSALRLSVQLSIVADEIQRASDAAEEATAKGENEHFWRRNVFAPLKYSVAEIFDSIDLSQRVMDENQQSIKEEIANLLTKDWQAAISSCERLLDETSGNLRELQDTLNAAGDKLQAQLLRIQDCVIGHDELYFIEQLITDLQSKLDRIISWGQQAIDLWIGYDRHVHKFIRTAIDMDKNRVFSQRLRNSIHSYFDHPWFLWTAQAERLVDLRDEEMVLREDDALGELPEALQYESLADLHDQIVEHMQGLLIQYRENNRPIDLSLVLKEQLEAYPLSRHFDVARIIVDQAVRLGMANDDLAGLYPQWQEINDYGAEVQAHVIDKY, encoded by the coding sequence ATGATCGAAACCTCACAAACCATTCCTGAACTCGTCTTATGGGCGAAAGAGCGGGAATTTTCGTTAAATCTGCCGACAGAGCGTTTGGTGTTTTTACTGGCTATTGCCATCTATAACAACGAACGTTTAGACGGTGAGATGTTAGAAGCTGATTTAGTGGATATTTTCCGCCATACAGCCAATGCCTTTGACCAATCAACGGACGCGATTGCCACCCGTGCCAATAATGCTATCAATGAATTGGTGAAGCAGCGTTTTCTTAACCGTTTCAGCAGTGAATTTACTGAAGGGCTTTCCATTTATCGTCTCACCCCATTAGGTGTTGGCGTATCGGATTATTATATTCGTCAGCGTGAATTTTCTGCGTTACGTCTTTCTGTACAGCTTTCTATTGTGGCTGATGAAATTCAGCGTGCATCTGATGCTGCAGAAGAAGCGACAGCAAAAGGGGAGAATGAGCATTTTTGGCGTCGGAATGTTTTCGCTCCGTTAAAATATTCTGTGGCAGAGATTTTCGATAGTATCGATTTATCACAACGCGTGATGGATGAAAATCAGCAAAGTATTAAAGAAGAAATTGCAAATTTACTTACTAAAGATTGGCAGGCAGCAATTTCTAGCTGTGAGCGCTTATTAGATGAAACCTCAGGCAATTTACGTGAGTTACAAGATACTTTAAATGCAGCGGGTGATAAGTTACAGGCTCAATTATTACGTATTCAAGATTGTGTAATTGGTCATGATGAGCTGTATTTTATTGAACAATTAATCACTGATTTACAATCCAAGCTTGACCGCATTATTAGCTGGGGACAACAAGCTATTGATTTATGGATTGGTTATGACCGTCACGTGCATAAATTTATCCGTACCGCCATTGATATGGATAAAAACCGTGTATTCTCACAACGCTTGCGTAATTCTATCCATAGCTATTTCGATCATCCTTGGTTCTTGTGGACTGCTCAAGCGGAACGTTTGGTCGATCTGCGTGATGAAGAAATGGTATTACGTGAAGATGATGCATTGGGTGAATTACCTGAAGCGTTGCAATATGAATCTTTGGCTGATTTACATGATCAAATCGTCGAGCATATGCAAGGCTTACTCATTCAATACCGTGAAAATAATCGTCCAATTGATTTAAGTTTGGTCTTAAAAGAACAATTAGAGGCTTATCCACTTTCCCGTCATTTTGATGTGGCACGTATTATTGTGGATCAAGCAGTGCGTTTAGGTATGGCAAATGATGATTTAGCCGGTCTTTATCCGCAATGGCAGGAAATTAACGATTACGGCGCAGAAGTGCAAGCGCATGTGATTGATAAATATTAA
- the mukE gene encoding chromosome partition protein MukE encodes MTYIQDVISPKLANAIANPIFPAVDSLLRSGRHISTDQLDNHAFLMDFQNELDGFYRRYNVELIRAPEGFFYLRPKATTLIARSVLSELEMLVGKVLCYLYLSPERLAQQGIFSTQEVYDELLNLADEGKLLKAVNQRSSGSDLDKQKLAEKVRAAIGRLRRLGMIHTVGEQHSGKFTISESVFRFGAEVRSGDDPLEAQARLIRDGEAATPQSLELEKQAKAASHADDLDDEESAVEIDEEFDDAGEQE; translated from the coding sequence ATGACATATATTCAAGATGTAATTTCCCCGAAATTGGCAAATGCCATTGCAAATCCTATTTTCCCGGCAGTGGACAGCTTATTGCGTTCAGGTCGCCATATCAGCACAGATCAATTAGATAATCATGCTTTTTTGATGGATTTCCAAAATGAGTTGGATGGCTTTTATCGCCGCTACAACGTGGAATTGATTCGCGCACCGGAAGGCTTTTTCTATTTACGTCCGAAAGCCACGACCTTAATTGCCCGTTCAGTGCTTTCCGAATTAGAAATGTTGGTTGGGAAAGTGCTTTGCTATTTGTATTTAAGTCCAGAACGTTTGGCACAGCAAGGTATCTTCAGTACACAAGAAGTCTATGATGAATTACTAAATTTAGCAGACGAAGGCAAATTATTGAAAGCCGTCAATCAACGTTCTAGCGGTTCAGATTTAGATAAGCAAAAATTAGCTGAAAAAGTACGCGCGGCGATCGGCCGTTTACGCCGTTTAGGCATGATTCATACAGTAGGTGAACAGCATAGCGGTAAATTTACTATTTCAGAATCAGTTTTCCGTTTTGGAGCTGAAGTCCGTTCTGGCGATGACCCGTTAGAAGCACAAGCTCGCTTAATTCGTGATGGGGAAGCGGCAACACCGCAATCCCTAGAATTGGAAAAACAAGCAAAAGCGGCAAGCCATGCTGATGACCTCGATGATGAAGAAAGTGCAG